The genomic DNA GCCATGGGGGAAGGTGATCAGGTCGCCCGCGCGCACCGGCGCGTGGGCGCGATCGATGCGGCGGCCGTTCAGGCGGATATGGCCATCCTCCGCCAGTTTTTGCGCGGCCGAGCGGCTCTTGGCGAGCCGCGCGAACCAAAGATATTTGTCGATGCGCAGGCTGGGGCCGTGGCCGGCGCCCGCGACCGGGTCAGCCATTGCGGCCGAGCAGGTCGGCAAGGCCGGCAAAGGCGTTGTTCACCGGCCGGGGGCTGCTGCCGGGGGACGCGCTGCGCGGCGCGCCATCCTTGGCCGGACGGCGATTGCCCCGCTCGCCCCTGTCGCCGCTCTTGTCGCCAGATTTGCCGTCCCGCGACTGCGGGCCGCGCGCCTGCTGCCCCTGCTGGGGCCGGCCATGTTGCGGACGATCATTGCGGGCCTTCTGCCGTCCCTTGAATGCCCAGTTGGCGCCGGTGGCGGTGGGCGGCGGCGTTTCCGTCGCGGCTTCACCAGCCTCGGTCGCTTCCCCGCTGTCCACGATGTCAGCGTTTTCCGCCGTTGCTTCCGCGACCGGAGCCGCCGCCGGCGGCGTGACCGGGCGGAAGCCGGCGAGCCGCATCAGTTGCAGGAACGACGCTTCGGACAGGCCCAGCGACACGATCTGCGGGCTGGCATGGGTGAAGGGTTCGTTCTTCGCGATCGCCTCATGCGCGGCGCGGGCCATGCGTTCGGCCATGTCGATGCGCAGCATCTGCTCGCCGAACCCCCGGAAACCGGCGATCCGCGCGCCCATCTGCGCCGGCTTCTCGCCCGCCGGGATCAGGGTCAGGCCGGGGCCGGGCAGCGGCAGGCAGGGCTTGGCGATCCGCGCCGCCAGCAGCGCCGCGCGCCAGCGCGCTGCGCCGGGCTTCAGCAGGCCGTGATGATAAATGTCGAGCACCCCGATATCGATGCCCGCCTTGCGCAGCAGGTGGCGCTGTTCCTTGTCGAGATGACCGAGCGCCGAATCGAGATCGGTCCGCGCGATCACCCCGCCGGCGTCGGCGAGCTGCGCGAACACCGCCCGCACCACGGCGGGGACGGCGGGATCGGCGGCGCTTTCGGCCATCTTCACCAGCGGCAGCAGATGCTTTTGCTTCTGCGCGTCGAACCAGGCGGCGAGCCGGGCAACGACCTGCTTCTGCACGTCCTGACCCAGGCTAAGTAACGCACGATCCAGCCGAATTTCGGGCGCCAGCAGGCCTGGCCCCACCAGCAGCGCGGCCACCGGCGTCTCTCCCCAGGCGATCCCCGGCGCCTGTCCCGCTTCGTCCAGCAGGGCGAAATCCGTATCCGCCGCCGCAACCAGTTCTTCAGCCTTCACTCGTAATACCTTTCCAAGGCGCCGTTCCGCGGCCGCCAGCAACATCTTTCGGTCCTGATGCCGCGTAGCGGGATCAACCGAGAATCGAAATCCGTCAAGTCGCCCGATCGTCTCGCCATCGACGCAGACTGTCCCATCCGGCTCCACGGTGACGGGCAGGTTGCTGGCATTCTGTCCGATATCGCGCAGCAGGACGGTCGTGCGCCGGTCGACGAAGCGCTGGGTCAGCGCGGCGTGCAGCGCATCCGACAACTTCTCTTCCAGCGCGCGGGTGCGCTCGGCCATTTCCAGCGGATGGGCCAGCCAGTCGGGGCGATGGGCGATATAGGACCATGTGCGGGCCGCCGCGATTCGGCCCGACAGCGTGTCGATGTCGCCCTGCACCGAATCGAGTCGCGCCAGATTCTGGGCGAACCAGTCGCGCGGGATATGACCCGTCCCTTCGGACAGGAAGCGCCAGATGCGGCTGACCGTGCGGGCATGATGTTCCGCGCCCAGCTTCTGGAAATCGGGCAGGCCGCAAGCGGACCAGAGCCGTTCGACCTGCCGCTGGCCCTTCGCCCGCTCGATCACCACAGGATCGTCGGCCAGACGGCGCAACACCGCATGGTCGACCGCTTCCGGCGCGGCGCGCAGTTCGGGGCGCTGCGGCTTCTGTTCCAGATCCAGCAGCAGATGGTCGAGCCGGTCGGTGCGCGGTGTGCCGTTGCGCCAGAAAAGTTGCTCGACCGGGGGGAAGCGATGCGCCTCGATCGCTTCGATCTCTTCAGGGGTGAAGGCGGCGTCGCCATCCTCGCCCCCCAGACTGCCGAAAGTGCCGTCCTTGTGATGCCGCCCGGCGCGCCCGGCGATCTGCGCCATTTCGCTGACCGTCAGGCGGCGGCTGCGGCGGCCGTCAAACTTGCGCAGCGAGGCGAAGGCGACATGCGCCACATCCAGGTTCAGGCCCATGCCGATCGCATCGGTCGCGACCAGATAATCGACCTCGCCATTCAGGAACATCTGCACCTGCGCATTGCGGGTGCGGGGGGACAGCGCGCCCATCACCACCGCCGCGCCGCCGCGAAAGCGTCGCAGCATTTCGGCGACGGCGTAGACCTCTTCGGCGGAGAAGGCGACGATGGCGGAGCGTTTGGGCAGGCGGGACAGCTTCTTCGCCCCGGCATAGCTGAGCGTCGAAAAGCGCGGCCGGCCGATGATCTCGATGTCCGGCACCAGCGCCTTGACGACGCGGCTGATGCTGGCGGAGCCAAGGATCATCGTTTCTTCCCGACCCCGCGCGCGCAGCAGCCGGTCGGTGAAGATATGGCCGCGTTCCGGGTCCGACCCCAATTGCGCCTCATCCAGCGCGACGAAGGCGAAATCCTCCTTGATGCCCGCCTCCCGGCCACCGCCGATTGGCATGGATTCGGCCGTGCAGAGGAAATAGCGCGCGCCCGGCGGCACGATCTTTTCCTCGCCGGTGATGAGGGCGACCTGGTTAGCGCCCTTGATTGCGACCACCCGGTCATAGACTTCGCGCGCCAGCAGGCGCAGCGGAAAGCCCATCATGCCGCTTGAATGGCCGCACATCCGTTCGACGGCGAGGTGGGTCTTGCCGGTGTTGGTGGGTCC from Sphingobium sp. CAP-1 includes the following:
- a CDS encoding RNA-binding S4 domain-containing protein; translation: MADPVAGAGHGPSLRIDKYLWFARLAKSRSAAQKLAEDGHIRLNGRRIDRAHAPVRAGDLITFPHGDSVRVVRVQALPVRRGPAPEAQACYEELTIGG
- a CDS encoding helicase-related protein, whose product is MAQFARSSLTAVLGPTNTGKTHLAVERMCGHSSGMMGFPLRLLAREVYDRVVAIKGANQVALITGEEKIVPPGARYFLCTAESMPIGGGREAGIKEDFAFVALDEAQLGSDPERGHIFTDRLLRARGREETMILGSASISRVVKALVPDIEIIGRPRFSTLSYAGAKKLSRLPKRSAIVAFSAEEVYAVAEMLRRFRGGAAVVMGALSPRTRNAQVQMFLNGEVDYLVATDAIGMGLNLDVAHVAFASLRKFDGRRSRRLTVSEMAQIAGRAGRHHKDGTFGSLGGEDGDAAFTPEEIEAIEAHRFPPVEQLFWRNGTPRTDRLDHLLLDLEQKPQRPELRAAPEAVDHAVLRRLADDPVVIERAKGQRQVERLWSACGLPDFQKLGAEHHARTVSRIWRFLSEGTGHIPRDWFAQNLARLDSVQGDIDTLSGRIAAARTWSYIAHRPDWLAHPLEMAERTRALEEKLSDALHAALTQRFVDRRTTVLLRDIGQNASNLPVTVEPDGTVCVDGETIGRLDGFRFSVDPATRHQDRKMLLAAAERRLGKVLRVKAEELVAAADTDFALLDEAGQAPGIAWGETPVAALLVGPGLLAPEIRLDRALLSLGQDVQKQVVARLAAWFDAQKQKHLLPLVKMAESAADPAVPAVVRAVFAQLADAGGVIARTDLDSALGHLDKEQRHLLRKAGIDIGVLDIYHHGLLKPGAARWRAALLAARIAKPCLPLPGPGLTLIPAGEKPAQMGARIAGFRGFGEQMLRIDMAERMARAAHEAIAKNEPFTHASPQIVSLGLSEASFLQLMRLAGFRPVTPPAAAPVAEATAENADIVDSGEATEAGEAATETPPPTATGANWAFKGRQKARNDRPQHGRPQQGQQARGPQSRDGKSGDKSGDRGERGNRRPAKDGAPRSASPGSSPRPVNNAFAGLADLLGRNG